Part of the Haliotis asinina isolate JCU_RB_2024 chromosome 8, JCU_Hal_asi_v2, whole genome shotgun sequence genome is shown below.
CGGTCTTTGAGTTTGGTCATCCTATATAGAAGGTATGATGTCTACATAATAATGGCTAATAACATGACCACATGTCACACAAGCCCGAAATGTAGAAAACAGAGTACATGACTTCGTTCCTGAGTATTGTACATACATTTGGTGATGTCACTGATTGTTTATCCTTTGTAAACATGAGTGTGAAGTCCCAAATAGATTTGTTTGGCACACGGAGATGGATACGTCTTTCAGACACAAAATGTAGGACATTTATGGCCCCTTTCTGTCTCAGAAGGCAATGCTACAAACACATCAACTTAAAAAAATCATTTCTGAAGATAAATTGCAAAATCTTCTGAACTGATTTCAAGAAATTCAGTTTCAATAATGCTGAACCATATGTCTTTGGAAACATTAACGGATCACAGAAAATTGGCAATTACACCAGATTTTCGCAAAAATTGTTGGTATGTCAGTAATGTAATGTTTCATATTGGTTTCAGTGTGTTTGATGGTTGCAGTGAAGAATCGAAATGATAATGATATTTGCTAAGTACCAGCAGTCGAAAATTGTCATAACGGCATTTGCGAAACCAGTGTGTGTAAAGTTAGATACTGAGAATGCCCTGACAGTTGTGGAGTTCGGACACCGTTCCATTCATATGATGAATATTCAAAACTGCGCATAAATCGACTGAGCATTTGAAAACACCTTTCACGACTGAAAACCTGACTAAGAAATAACATGACTATACTGACTGACATGGCTCATGCATGTACGTGGAATTATGGtaaagaaaaacacaaattGATTAGGTTtaagttattatgggtcacactTTGCATCCTATATGTTCAGTTGCAATATTTTAGCGGTTCGCGTTTTTTTGATAGCGCTTTAGCGTCGCCTCCCTAGACTCTATCTTATTTGACCTCCGGACTTACACTCGGAATTAATCTAGAGTAGATTACATCTGCCGTCATCGTCTGTTTGTCATCATCTGTCTTGCATTCAAGACTGACACTCCGTGCTTGACCGCTCTCACTGTGAACAAGCTGCATTTAGGATTTCTGCTGTAACTTTAAATGCCAAGACTCTGGGGAATTAATTTTTTATGTGACTTACTACTTTAGATTTGTGACCCAACTGCATTGTAccagaaatctgtattgtgagtAATTACATTGTGAgtcattgtaacttgctcattgttcagtgtattactgaatattttagactgtgtctgtgttatattttgcttgttCAAAGGGGATTTATTAACCATGACAATATAACATTTAATAGTAGGTGGTATGTACAAGGcaatttgaaaatacaacattaaatACTGGCATTAACTGTGACATTGTCCTTAGAATGATTTTTTGTCTAATGGATAAGAGTTTCGTTTTTAATGCAGCCCCACACATGAGCAACCAATTCCGGTATATTGTGTAAGAATGTAAAGATGTAGACTCCTCCACTGATATAAAACTGGCGAAACTACGTCCGACTGAAGAATCGACGAAACAATGATACTATCACTTCAATAGAGTCATTTCATTTCCACTTCACCATGTCACTGTTTCCATTCCGGAAACATTAAGCGACACTATCCATTTTTTCACAGTCTTAAGCTTTCACATACTGCCAATATGTAATATCATGGGGTAATTTTAATCAACGCACTAAAATCTTTACgcatattttgtttgatttgtcttatttttcacatatcactttcacatatcacacatcacGGGAGACAGGTTAGATTGCAAGTAACAGAAAAGGGAGAATTGTGACGAATGGTGGCGAGGTCTAGGTCACCTGCTGGAGTTACTGATGCTGTGCTGATGATATAAAGTATAATATGCGATAACAGTGGGGCTGTAGGCAAACTTAATGAAATGAATCTAACACGCACACTCCAAGTTTAATAGAAATCATAATGGCGCTACGCATCAGTGGAACATAATCCATAAAAACTAAATGAATAACGGTGCATCCTAGAAGGGTTTTGAACTTTGTAGCTCCAGATGACACCATACAACTTCTGCCACCAGAACAAGAACACTGCATCCCAGACAAATGCCGACCGCGTAGAAGATCCCTTCAAATTGTATAAGGGCAACAGGCTTGTGGACTTCGCCGATGAGGCACCTGTCTTCAGGAATCGACTGTGACCATTTGTGAATGGCTTTCTGTATAATGCCACTGTCTGTGAGTAGACTCATCCTGGAGGAGATATAAAGAAATCTTTTAAAACACAGCTAACACGTTCGGGTCGATACTTTTACTAGTAGTAAAGAGCGCATGAGGTCTTTCTTGttatatttcactgaaaacagGTATTCATTTGACACATTAAGAAACAGAATGAGATATTTCATTTTGGTCAAGtatttaatacatgtatataattcaTACACTAAACTGCAAGACCACAAATCACAATacatgatgtaaacattgaTGCATCATTTGAAAGAAAGATACTAGTGCATGTAATACGCACAGATTTCCAATGCTGTCATGGCCCACCTCAACATATTTGTGAACCTGATTTCTGTTTCACGTTTACTTGTCGTCATGTGTCTTAAAGTACGTCGACATGATGGTAAGAGGTTACTACGTGCATGACGCTGAGAATCCAGCCACGTTTATTCGACATTGACACAAATATGATTTTAAGTGCTTACGCAAAAGGTGTCATGCTTTTGGCACAGATTTCTTTTGAATATTGGCGCTTCTATTTAAAGATGCACTCCTATGAAATGACTCCTTTCTTCGGAGTCTAATGAGATACACTAATAATTGAGTAGAACAGTGATGGCAACAGGTGCACTCAAGCGGTCACTGTTTGAAAAAGTGTACCCGTGATTATACTGGTTTCCCCAGAAACGTTTAGGCTATGAAACAGAAATATTCCTTGGCtaccaaatattatcaaatgtCTTCTATAGTGCCCTTTTAACGAACAAAATGTGCATTCAATGTCCTACCTGTTTTGTAAATCACGTTTGAAGGGAGATGACTTTGGAACATGAACTGCGTCATAGGTAGTTCCAAAATTGGTGTCAATCGTTTCCCATCTGCACTTTATCCGAATCAAATAGTCGCAAAGGTCAGAATTTAACAGCAACGCATATTTTCCATTTTCGACCTTTTCCAAATGCTTGGTGTAATTGGTGCCAAGTACATCAGGATCTATAATGGATACGTCCATAACTCGTTGTCTGACTGCAACGATATCCAGTTGGTTGGACTTCTGAAAATGGAGTACTATGTAATTTTGTGCTTCGTTTTTATAGTTGACGATTAATAATTTAGCACAGGGTCCTATTTATACATGCTCTTCATAAATGTAAACAGTCCCCCCTCACTTTGGCAGCTTTACTAAGGCTATACTGAATGATGTTATCGTGACTGAGCACAGTTTGATGCTCTTTGTGAATATCTTCGAAAAAGAGCATGCTTGAGTGTAAGGTGAAAAATATACCAGGGCTGGCGCCATCTTGGCTATATTCTCTTGATTCCATGTCCATTTTGCCTACCAGATCAGAAACTCGGATTCCTATTTAGCTTATCATAAAGATACAGATTTGCATGGAGAAGAACAAAATTGTTACCAATGTTCAGTTTAGTAACAAACATCTAATGGGgtaataattttttttcatattacgTTTTAGGATCGTGATGAAAGATCAAACACTTTCTAGATTTCTTTAAAAACGTTAATTCTGGTTGTCTCCAACACAGAATTGGAAATTCAATATATTGAATTTAAAATTCAATATATTGCGATATGAAAACGTACATTGCAATATGTATTTCAATTTATTGCAAGAAGTGTTTTGTATGCAAAAAACTATTTACAATATAAAGTCAACGCttgattaatgaagcaaaaacaGAACAGCTTTCACTGAAAGTTTttatcatgacaaaataaaaatgtaaacattatttggcacaaatgaaaatgaaacaaaagacccgaaaaaaacaacaatttaacatcaactcattggatacagaataaatataacaacaataaaaacaaagccCTGAGATGTTAGATAGCAACTTGACCGGGTCATGATATATTATAGATCGCTTGTCAGTAATCACCAActacttaaaatattcagatgcAAAACACTGCGCATTAGTTGAACAAATCATAAGCTTTCCACCGAACTTAACCTGACTTCCGGTGTGAGAAACGAAGATTTCCGACCATGACGAGGTTTTCCGAATGATTGTCAAAATATCGGTTTTCGATCAGTGAATCGCAATACCTATCGCTTTAATGTCTGATCCGGTAAAAATCGGTAAACCGGTTATTTTGCGCACCCCTAGCCTTCGTGTTCCATTcaggtggcgagtggtcctgtaaagagtgctcaggtcaccatcagttgaagttaagcaccatcgagctcggacagtccttggatgggtggccgtgtttggcagtttaactcctgagagtttttaggacttcggtcctgccccacaacgaagcacataggaaacatgtggtctcaccttaggcaagtgagtttgttcaaatttgcctctgttcacccagcagaaaatgggtacccgctGAAATAGAGtcctgtgactataaccttctagcgcctaagagagcagcttgggttatccggggtaatgataatcagattctgattagagtgtccagtgagcaactggtcagatggatactaggcgctatataagtgaattattatcattattatcattatcaggAATCACTGTCGCTTTCCTGTCGCTCATGGTCCTATTGCTATCCGTTACGAGCGCTTTATTCACTTTATGGCCAGTTCAGTAATTACAGGTCATTTTAGAGTGACCTCACCTCTAGCCATCTGCTTCGCTCCTACTCCGGCTGTGTACGGCTGTTAGGATGCACAATTCTTTCACCGCTGTACATAGGGATTTTGTCAACAAGAGGAATGATGATTTATAAACACATACAGATGTTTATTTCTTCTTTGTGAGGACAATATATGCAATATCCAGTTCAGTTGATCAAAGGAACtttggttttcatttttcattcatttgatgTTCGCAACGCATTTCATTCTCCCTTGGGAATATACAATCTTTGTAATTGGTGGAATATGTAATgacgaacaatatatctttcTGTACAAGAATTCTACGGATCTTTAGAAGTCCTAGGTTGTATAGTGTAGTATGTATTATAGTGCCTGTCTTTGTGGAAACTTGAAACACCACACTATTCACTAAACGTCCACATGTTTGTTGGGGCCAACTTAATTGCAACCCATCAATGCATTTACATTATCCAATTATCTATACCAGTTTTCGATCTTAAAACgctaaaatgaaaacaacaatttTCTCTCACGAAATCCGCAATATGGGCAATCCCTATATCCCTTTGCGTCATGCGGCTTCATTTCCAAGCATTCCATCGCTACGATTGCATTACGCGAGACTAAATAGTACCTTATAGACAATCGTGTACAAGAGAGTTTGAGAGTAGAACAATTAATGAATTGAAAAAATGAATGAAGTAGTTCCGccatatagtttttaacaaatgaaatcGTTTACTTCCTGAGGCAGTCTATCAGCGTTGAACGAAAGGTGTAACCTGCCTAGGAAAAATACTATCCAGTGTCCGCTTTTCCATATGCTTCATAAATGTTTTACTCACTAGGTTGTCCAGTTCATGTAGAAAATTCACCGAAGACTGGATTTTGAAGTAATCTGGCATAAGGAAATGCTATACTTACATCCAGCAGATTATGTATGATACTTGATGCATCATATCCAATTTTGTAGTCTTTTCTGGCCGCCAGTTCCGCCATGTTATTAAAAGGTCTTCTTTCAGTTCTGACAGCAAGGGTCGCCATGATGTTCCCACAATACACAGCCGTGAAAATGGTCGCAAATATCCACCATGTTGCCAAAAGAATACGTTCTGGGATTTCAGATGAAATGTAAGGCGATCCTAAAATGTACAAGAAAAGTAGATGGTTACAGCCAGTTACAGTTGAGGTATGTTGTTGGAGTATACATGTTTATTCTAATGCAGAATGAGCGTCATCATCtataaaacataacaaacaatcaaaaccaTCCCCATCCTCACACATAATTTGTCTACTTATCTAATGGTTCACCTTGTTTTAAAGAGGCCCCATACACTTCCATCAATGAAGACTGGATCCATGCGATCACAGACATGCAGAATTCCTGTGTAGTCTCTGTCATATCACTCTGGTGAACATTTCGCTGTGACTGGTTATGGTGCGTGTGGGAAAACCTAGAGAATGAGAGACAGGCAGTTACAAAAATCACAGAGACAGCAAACAATATGACTGTTGTAGGTAGGACAGGACGTAGAAAGACCATCAGCTGATCCTTGTCTACGTCGTTTTCTTTCTTGTACAGGATCATGAGTCGTGTCTGTTGCACTGGTGGCAAGATGGCTTCTGCAACATCCTGGCGATCACTGTGGATGGTCAACAAATCCACTGACAAGTCGACTTCCTGAAAAAGATTATACcgttgaattatataatgacatgacgactgtgtgtttgttattgaatgtacatttcaagACTTCATATGTACACATCTGTATactatatacatgtagtatTTCATAAATCTGTCAAGTCATAAATGCTTGTGAATGTCAGGTTCATTACACATTTTTGACATTGTGTCAGAACAgctttttcatatttccctatTCCCTAGGCAACTCCCTATTGACGTTTACCAAATGTTACGAGAGTGCAATTTCCGTGATAATGTAGTCGTAGCATTTACCTGTCTCTGTAACATCCCAAGAACACCTGTCCAGGATCCGTTGATGTTCCTGCCCCACTCGTCTTCTCTCGGTGGGATAACGTTGTAGCTGCATTGATCAAATTGTGTGAAATGCTGGTACAATTCATTTTGCGTTTTAAACGTGCCGTTATGAAACAATGTCGGCATTTGAATGTTGGAATGTATGACGTTAATGAAGTTAAGTGTTGGTTTGATTGCCGAATAAATTTGATGtggcttttgtgtttgtggcatTGTACCGTGGATTCATTATGTGCTATGAAAGTCATGCTTGAGTCTTTTAAACTTTATTAACTCACCTGAAATTGAGACTCAGGGACAGGTGTTGTAAGATCGCGAACTCTAGAGCACACACCGAGTAGTTGTTGATTCTCAGAGAGCCATATTCCCATGTGTACTTCTGTAGCATAAAAGTTGTTTTGCGAGTGCAACAAATATTCAGATATCTTAAAAGGGTAAAGGAGTGCAAGCTGACACAGTCGTATATATCTCACTCGGCGGCATTTAAACGTCGTACCCATTGTTATGTCATGAAGTGTAGTGTTGGTTGCATCGAAACATCAAGACATTGTTTATATTcataaagaaacatgttaatatatgtagcaaatttgaaaaacagatatgtgaagTTGTAATGTATATCTGTCACCTTCGTAACAACTTTAAGTTGTCGCCCATTAAAGCCAAACTTTACATTTGGGAACACTTCTGTCATGTTTGTGACTGGCGAGTGGGAAAGAGGTACGTCCGCGAAAGCACGTCCATTTGGGTGAATCATTTGTGTCCACAGTTTTGGCTTGATGAACCTTTCCTTCTGTGTGAAATAGAAATAGATAATACTCTACACTGGCACTGAACAATACTAGTTATCAGGGCACATCACATCAACCTATCAGAACTTAACACGTTCGAGATTTTGCCCATGTTGACGTCCTGGACCTTACTCGTCGCAagcctaattacataatatcatataatatcATAATATCATAACGTCTGCTAAATAAACTTGTAATTTCCGTGTAAAACGAACTTTATACAagataatataatgaatattacaTCTCGTGTAGTCAGTGACTTGAAATATTGTAATGTGAAGTAAACGTATAATTCACTCCCTCCTAAATATTATTGAGGAATAGATTAGACCTGCATTCTTGTCCTGAATATTCGTCTTTGAGCGGTTGTAGGAATAGTTTTGAGGAAGAATCTAGTTTGGAAATATTGAggaataaatttgaaaaagagaaatatttgtaaaatttacCAGTACTTGTAATCATACGTACTGAATCATATCCAGCATTAAACAGTTAGGGTTTCTTTTTGTGCCAAGCAGGATATTTTTACTACTCGGCTTTGTATCGCTAAAGCTTACGTGTGTTCCTGGACGTTCCAATACTGCCACGTTCTCTACTTGAATGTTATCATCGATGATCGGATCAAGATAATCATGTGATCCAACAATGAGCACCCGGGAATGATGGCAGAAGTCGACTGATGCCTTGGGGTGTTTGTCACACAGCCCATACTGTCAGAAGAGAGGATGTTGCCAATGGAACAGAGCTCTTTTCTTGTGATCATAGGTGAACGATCTTTttactgttttttttatatttcagtcATCCATGCATATTCGTTTCATAACTATTGAGGAACATTGTTTGAAATTAATCCAAGGTTACTTCCTCTGTCATGTATTTTGAGACTTTGAGTCTTTAGCATAGTAGCGATAAGTTAAttgatggttaaagtgtcacCATTTTGAATGTAACGATAAGTTTAATAGTTAAAGTTAATTTGAGTTTTTAAACCTACTATGGTAATCACAAACTATGAAACCGTAAGTGTATTTGTTGGCCACAGCACTTCGGTATGTTTCGAGAATGTCCGATGAAGTATGGTGCCCTAAGAACGCCGCTTAGCCACTTTACACAAACAATGAAGGAAATCTTGTAAAGTGACAACTGCATGATTAGCAGAAACAGTACGATTGCCAGAAATAATAGTCCTATGGCATTCATCGACCTTACTTCGAAGTGCCAAAGTGCAACTTATTTCACGAATATACACATTCATGAACAAGATATCAAGCGATATTTTAACACAGGAAAGTGTATGTTGCAACCAAAAATGTAATATTAGGTTTGTAATAACGGTCACAGTGTCACCTGGCGTAAGAATGAAACAGTCGTAGTGACGTTGCATAATAACAGCACGTTGAGATCTTGCTGAAGCTGGAGGTCTTCTGGGAATGTCAGCTGGTGCTCCTCTGTGAAGATGCTGATATCGTAGTTACTGTAGGAAATACCAGCCTCTTCCAAAGAAGGCAAAGTTAGAGGATCTGCAACAGTTTCAACATGGCCTGTGAAGAAAGGTCACAACCTTAACTCAATGTTCATTTAATGCATAAGATCGCAACTTATGGTCTTCGTTTAACAAGTAAAAAAGTAACCACCAGTTCCTGAATGCCGGATACCTTTGCCTGAAGAAtacatcaatatttcaatatctgTTTCTATTCATCTTGGAATAACATTACTGTCAAATGCGTTCCAGCTGTTTACATGGAACGAGACAATCATTCCCACTCGGAGATTCTTTTCATAGAAAGTGAAAAAAGAATATCTTCTAGTGCGTGCGACAATGCTTCTTACAGCTTTATGGATATAAAAGTGGCGTATCATAGTCTAAATAACGAAATCAAACAAAGGTGACAAGGGCTATTACGAATTCATTGGACACGATGTAACACGCGTGTATGAGAACGTAGCAGTGATGAAATTGCAGTGCTGGTCCTTAGTATCCATATATATCAAGCACAATTTTATCTGTCAATCAATATTTTATCTGCCGATGCATGCCAGGTGTCGTTTATGCTACGTTACTTACCCAGATCCAGGTCATGAAGAACAAAGACGGCCTGCCATCTGAGCGACATCAGCAACTCCACTAACATGCAGATCATGCTGTTCCTGATTTCAGGTCATTCAGTCTTCTGCACTGAAAAACCTGAAAGATGTTCAAAGAACAAACAACGTCTGTTAGTGTTTGATTTCACCCATGGTCGCTAAGGTGGTGAGCTACTTTCAGTTATTGGCGATCCCCAGTCttcttttttattgtattgtcctctttatAGTCCTCCTGGAGTGGCAAATGTTGAGTATCATCGTGTAAAATAAAATCTGGCTCTTCAGCAGTTCGTGCATTAAAATCACCAATAATTATAAATTTAACATCATCTCCGAAGTCTGACATAATGTGTAGTATGTTTTTCTCCAGATATCGTATATCGATGTGGACTTCATTTCAAAGTGACACAACGTCGGCACCACGCGATTGGAAGAACGAATGAGAGCTATTAGGTAGCTGAATAAGGGTGTTTCCCAGCGGGGAGAGGCTCGGAAGATAAATGTTAGCCCATCCGTCATCTGCAGACTGCGTCAGTGATTTCGGCAAATCCAGGCAGTATGTGATTAAGGACAGGACGCCAAAGTTGTATGGTTCACTCGGGGGTAATACGgtctgatgtacgcctcttcgtAGCGGTTTTATCCGAgctggtaggtatatcagactGTATTAGTCGAGGGAGAAGCATACAGCGTATTTATCTACATAGTTCAGTGTGAAATAATCGTAAGATTTAAATGTATAATGGATGTATGCAATCAATAAATCTGTTTGTGGATAATGCAATGTTATAAACTATAGAAAAAGATATGAATTCAAGTTTTTGtgaggtacatgtatattttactcACCTATGTATTTCGAATAGACTGTCTATGGAGCAGCATCAGCATCTCTGGCAACATTGAGTTAAAGCTTCCGTTTTCCGTGACGAGGATGAAATGAAATCAGGTAGAGCACTGAATTTTTTTGCCACGGAACATAATCAATGCGATAGCTGTCTAAAATAACATCATGTTAGAAATGTAAGTGGTCTGCAAACAGGACCCTGTGTGACTACCCCCAGGGACCTATTAATGACAGTCAGCATGAAGCTGATAAGAGTTTATTTGGGGCTTCGAATCAACTCTTAATTGTTCGAATTACTGGCGCAtagttgtaaatatgtattaaaCTGTTATATTCTATTGCTGGTTGTGAAGGACGATCGACTTGGACAACCTGTCTGCTATTGCAATTAGCTGGAACACTGTGTTGGTTTAGGTGTCGGCATGTGATGGGTGTTAATTTTGCCAAACAGAGCCAGTCAACCAATATTTCACCTATATGAGTGATATCAACTTTCTGGTCACTCCAGGAAACGCTCATGGAAAACGTTTGTGTTGATTTGTTTTCCTCCCGAAGCTCTGTATGTCAAATGTCCTGCCAGCCTGACGTTTAATTTGGCATGCAAatgttgctgtttaacgccgttAAACACCGTCCTTTGCTGACACTACGTGATAGCAGAGGCAGGGCTAGGTAGCCAAGTGACGTTAATATCATCTTTGATTCAAACAGCTCTGAAAGATAATGAGATTTGAGATTTTTTCATCTGAGCTTTGTGTTTATCTTTGAAAATACTCTAATTCTTGAACACGCTTTACCGTAGCTGAATTATAAAATGCCCCCTTCTTGctatacttaaaccaaatgaagGTACTTGTGAGAGGTGAAAATTGTTTTACGGCCCCGAGGCGGCTCAGTGTCGTTGTCTGTTAGAAGTGACATAACATGACACCTCCCTGAAACGTCCCTGAGAAGACCCCAAATTATACACTTTTGTACGTTACGGCGCCTAACGAAGACCAAGACGAATGACAATAAATGATAATATTATGGCGGAATGGCCGAAGATTTAACAATTTGCATGAAATGCTTACTGAATTTGCTGAGATATTTCTTTACAGACATCTTTCTACATTTAATGAGCGATTTAAATGTTAACACATTTGGTCTTTTTATAAAGGGAGCTGATCTTTTCTGAAATATGTGCCTTTAAgaatacaatgagtgagtgagtgagtgagtgagtgagttaacatttaacgtcacatcggcaatatttcagccatatcgtgacgagaaccattaatgtcatacataatagagaatggtaaaaaatctgtcaacgaagga
Proteins encoded:
- the LOC137295317 gene encoding glutamate receptor ionotropic, kainate glr-3-like, with amino-acid sequence MICMLVELLMSLRWQAVFVLHDLDLGHVETVADPLTLPSLEEAGISYSNYDISIFTEEHQLTFPEDLQLQQDLNYGLCDKHPKASVDFCHHSRVLIVGSHDYLDPIIDDNIQVENVAVLERPGTHKYTWEYGSLRINNYSVCALEFAILQHLSLSLNFSYNVIPPREDEWGRNINGSWTGVLGMLQRQEVDLSVDLLTIHSDRQDVAEAILPPVQQTRLMILYKKENDVDKDQLMVFLRPVLPTTVILFAVSVIFVTACLSFSRFSHTHHNQSQRNVHQSDMTETTQEFCMSVIAWIQSSLMEVYGASLKQGEPLDK